A stretch of Acipenser ruthenus chromosome 1, fAciRut3.2 maternal haplotype, whole genome shotgun sequence DNA encodes these proteins:
- the LOC117409304 gene encoding large ribosomal subunit protein uL22 — MVRYSLDPENPTKSCKARGSNLRVHFKNTRETAQAIKGMHIRKASKYLKDVVVKRQCVPFRRYNGGVGRCAQAKQWDWTQGRWPKKSAEFLLHMLKNAESNAELKGLDVDSLVIEHIQVNKAPKMRRRTYRAHGRINPYMSSPCHIEMILTEKEQIVPKPEEEVAQKKKVSQKKLKKQKLMARE, encoded by the exons ATGGTCCGCTACTCTCTGGATCCCGAGAATCCTACCAAAT CATGCAAGGCCAGGGGTTCCAATCTCCGCGTTCACTTCAAG AACACCCGTGAGACTGCTCAGGCCATCAAGGGCATGCACATCCGCAAAGCATCCAAGTACCTGAAGGATGTGGTGGTCAAGCGCCAGTGCGTCCCCTTCCGTCGTTACAATGGTGGAGTTGGACGATGTGCTCAG GCTAAGCAGTGGGATTGGACACAGGGACGCTGGCCAAAGAAGAGTGCAGAGTTTCTGCTCCACATGCTGAAGAACGCGGAGAGTAATGCTGAGCTCAAG GGTCTTGATGTGGATTCTCTGGTGATCGAGCACATCCAGGTCAACAAAGCCCCCAAGATGCGCAGGCGTACCTACCGTGCTCACGGCCGCATCAACCCATACATGAGCTCCCCCTGCCATATTGAGATGATCCTCACTGAGAAAGAACAGATTGTTCCCAAACCAGAAGAGGAGGTTGCTCAGAAGAAAAAG GTTTCCCAAAAGAAATTGAAGAAGCAGAAGCTCATGGCTCGGGAGTaa
- the LOC117421074 gene encoding homeobox protein Nkx-6.1-like: MLAVGQMDGTRQSAFVLSSPPLAALHSMTEMKTPLYSAYPLSSTGPTSSSSPSSTSPNPGGIPVSSPGIKPSPGLSSFLSHQQYLAATPHGINDILSRPVATSVASAGILSGLPRFSTLSPPPPPGLYFSPSAAAAVAVARYPKPLADLPGRTPIFWPGVMQSPPWRDARFACSPHQGSVLLDKDGKRKHTRPTFSGQQIFALEKTFEQTKYLAGPERARLAYSLGMTESQVKVWFQNRRTKWRKRHAAEMASAKKKQDSETERLKGASENEEEDDEYNKPLDPNSDDEKITQLLKKHKPTTLHPHTSENESS; encoded by the exons ATGTTAGCGGTGGGGCAAATGGATGGGACTCGTCAGAGCGCTTTCGTTCTCAGCAGCCCTCCATTAGCAGCCCTGCACAGCATGACCGAAATGAAGACCCCACTGTATTCTGCTTATCCCTTATCCAGCACCGGACCTACATCATCATCTTCACCGTCCTCCACCTCTCCGAACCCGGGAGGGATACCCGTGTCCTCCCCAGGGATCAAACCGTCACCGGGACTCTCTTCTTTTCTATCACACCAGCAGTACTTGGCCGCCACCCCCCATGGAATTAACGACATCCTTAGCCGCCCCGTTGCAACTTCTGTTGCTTCTGCGGGGATTCTGTCAGGATTGCCCAGATTCAGCACTCTGAGTCCCCCTCCTCCGCCAGGGCTCTACTTCAGCCCCAGCGCCGCAGCTGCGGTTGCTGTGGCTCGCTACCCCAAACCCTTGGCCGATCTCCCAGGCAGGACCCCGATCTTTTGGCCAGGAGTCATGCAGAGTCCACCTTGGAGGGATGCTAGATTTGCTTGCTCTCCTC aTCAAGGTTCAGTTCTTCTTGATAAAGATGGGAAGCGAAAGCATACCAGACCCACCTTTTCTGGCCAGCAGATTTTCGCCTTGGAAAAGACTTTTGAGCAAACGAAATATTTAGCAGGCCCTGAGAGAGCGCGGCTGGCCTATTCACTGGGGATGACAGAGAGTCAAGTGAAG GTTTGGTTTCAGAACAGAAGAACCAAGTGGCGGAAGAGACACGCGGCAGAGATGGCCTCGGCAAAAAAGAAACAGGACTCAGAGACGGAGAGGCTCAAAGGAGCTTCAGAGAACGAGGAGGAAGACGACGAATACAATAAACCGCTGGATCCCAATTCAGACGACGAGAAAATTACACAGTTACTGAAAAAACACAAACCGACCACTTTGCACCCGCACACGTCTGAGAACGAGAGCTCCTAA